AAAGCAGTTCCTGGAGTGTCAGCCCATTCCCTCCTGTCTTCAACACTCCACCAGGTCTCCAGGTAGGACATTTCACTGGTCATAAAGAGTTCCCCTGTAGGACAACTGGGCCAGCATGTGAGAAACTGAATTTGGTGAGATTCCCCAAGGAAAGGTAAAACCTGGGGTAGAggacaggaaaaaggaagaggatTCTGTTCGTGCATCAGGGGTTACAGTGGCCCCCATAAAGAGGAAGTAGGAAAGGATTCCCAGGTTTCTCCAGGCAGGGCAGACACACCTCAGGGCTACTGGTGCACCTTACAACCAGCACCTGTGTATCTCACGGCAGGAACAGCGACCCCCCTTCCACAccaggagaaaaacaagtaGAAAAGCTGGGACTGgatgaaaggagaaaaccaaGATGACGTAGCCAAGTAAGTTTATTGTAGAAACCCTTGGAGACACCTTCTGGCCCCAGTCAGGGTGGGAAATTTGGGACCAGCGAACCATTGTGATGTGCAGTTTGTCCTGACAGACTCAAAACAACTTTAGAACATAAAGAAGTCAGTACTGTATAGCCCAGCCTCAGCAGAACAGGTGCTTGGACAGCAATCCTGTTCCTCAAGACCCTCCCACAACCTTCCTGGGAATAACAGCATATCCAGAGCACTAAGCAAGGAGGCTGCTCAGCCCAGAGGCCCtcagaggagggaaaagctgcagtgccaggatgCCTTCTGGACATCAGGCTGGGTTTAGCAGGGCTGACCACTGCTCCCAGCACGTTTGTTCACTCCTGGAACAGCCTCAGCACCGTCTAGACCGAATCCTCATGGAATGTCTTTGCCATGGCATGAGCCACCTTGACCACCTTCTTCTCCTTGGCCTCGGGGCCCATGTGGCTGCGGGCCACTTTGATCCAGTACTGCTCTGTCCTGGACAGGTACTCCTGGGGATTCTCACCAGGCTCCACGGCTGggtgctgctcctctcctggtGCAATGGGAGAGAGACACAAAGAGAGGTCGCAGTCAGGCCAAGAACACTCTTCAGCTCGTGTGTCCAAATGTAACACCCTCAAAATCTACCAGTAACCAATAAAACTTCTCTTCTATCCCAAGAGCAATATACTATgaaagttttgcttttgctggaaAACTCACCTGGATGCCAGTGAGACtttccaggctggcagcagaACTAGGTATTTTACTTTAGATTAGTATGGAGAAGGCATTAATTCAATCATTaccttcatcatcttcactCTCCTCTTCAGagctctcctcttcctcttctcctccctctgcacCTTCCACATCATCATCCTCTTCATCTGACTCCGACTCCTCCAGCCACTCTTGGGCTTCTTGGATGAGAAGGGAAACATAAGAGAGGTACAAAGAGATAATTAAGGTACAAAGAGATTACCTTAGAGATAattaatacaaagaaataaCCCCAGAGATAATTAAGGTATGAAGAGATAGCCCCAGGTAACGCCCACGTGCTTTGAAGGACCCAACACTCTCACTGCCCTGAGAAGGTGAGGACAGGCAAAAGCATCCCTGTCCTCTGCCAAGTGGACAAGCCTGGCACATCAGGACTTCCCAGGACAGCACATGCCACCAGTGGACAAAGATACTGTTTACAGGTCTTGGTTTCCAAAGCAGACAGACCAGTGATAGCAAAGCTCTGGACCAGACAGGTTTCTGGTAAGACACTGCATTATCACACACTCCCAAGCTTTTTTCTGCCTAGGAAAAACCACTACTCAAAGGCTCATCCCTCCCCTTGAGGAAGCTCCATAGTTGTTTTTTAACCTGGCGTGGCGTTACTACACTCAAGGCAAAGGGGACAGATCCCACCACGAGCTTACTTGGATCCATCTCCACCAGCACCTTCCACTCCTCCATCTTGTGCAGGTCGATGCTGTGCAGGTCACTGAGGGTGAACTGGCGGTCGCCCACCTCGAACATCCCCCCGTACACGTAGAGGACCCCGTGTTTCACTGCCACCATGGCATTGGAACGTGGGCACGGCTCCACTTGCTGGCCCAGGGctccaccttcctcctcctcctcctcctcctcagattcagacctttccttctcttctgcaggtcCAGAGATCACCTGCTTGATGGTCATGACAGTCCCATCTTCTGCCACCACCTCTTTGATGATCTCCAGGGGGCCCTGGGGAGGTCTCTGCTCCACCTCCTCATCTCCAGCAGCCTCTGACTCAGCTTGTCTGCCTCGTCTCCGCTTCCTCTTCTCTGATTTTGGTCCCTGTGAACAGGAACGAAAGAAGACTGTGTGTGAACTGTGTGCACCTAACAGCACTTTAATACAAGTAGCACagatgctgctgggagggagaactgtcatttttcattacaattcTGAGTCTCAAATGATAGGTGCAACTTCAGCATGAACTTCTAACAGCCTAAAACAAGGAGCAGTGGAAATCCTGGAAAATTCATGGTATGGAATTGCTTCCTAACAGCTCTTCTGCTCTCAGGtgccacaaacacacacagaggccACTACTCTGTGACAGGAGCAAGAGAGAGTAACCCACGATTTCCTGAAATCACAACAATTGCTGGGTGCTAAATTACAGTGCATTATCAGGCAGCACTCCAGGTCTTGGGAGTACTGCATGAAAGGGCTGGAAAACAGGCAGTTTTGGAAGGCAGCAGCAAACATCTGAGTGGATGTTTGCCTGTTATTATGTGATTGACTTCTCCATTTTGAGAACAAAGCCAGAAACAGGTAGGGGGAAGAAGAAGTTCAAGCAGGTCTTTGCACCTCACTTGCCCCCTGAGAGTGGTTCAAACATAATcaaagagctgagctgggctgagggcCCCAGTTCTGAAGTCCTTATGAGCCAAGGTTAATATTTCATCTCTTCTGGTAGCTCAACactggggaaaagagggagggtTTTTGATCCCAACAAGATCTTTACACAGTAGCTTTTACTGGACTATCTCAGACTTACATGTCTGACCTGGAAACATCCTCAAGTAAAAAACCATAAATGTTTTCAAGCTGCTTGGTTTCATTATGCATTACACAGCAACGGGGCAGAAGCAGCCTGAATCCTGGAGGAAGGGAATTGCCTCCTGAGGCACTGTTACACCTGGAGTTACCAGAAAGGCTTTCTCTAAAGGGAGAAAGCTCATTGCTCCACCCCTGGaagcatccaaggccaggttggacggggcttggagcaacctgggatagtggaaggtgtccctgcccatggtagggggtggaactgtggagctttagggtcccttccaacccaaagcagtcCATAACACAGTGTGTTTCCAAGAAAGCTCTAAGAGGCCCAAAGGACATTTCAGCTGAGAAAGACAATGAACCGAACAGATGTGAATACACAGACCTTGAGCTGTGCCGGGAACCAGCGGTTTTTCCCCATGTCATAGAAATAGATATCATTGAAGAAGTCCCCCTCAaggctctcctcctcctcctcgtcctgcACTCCCCCAAAAAGGAGGGAGCGGTTACCGGGACCAACAGCCACGGAGAATCCGGACCTGGGAGGGGGTTTCAGCCCGGAGGGGCTGAGCCGACTCCATGTCCACTTCTctggaaatggagaaaagcaaacatgagCATCAGCAAAGGAGGATCCTGACTGATTTGTGTATTCCAAGGCCCTTCAGTAttccagaaaataattcaaTGCCCTGTTTTGGACATTCTCAGAACTATCTTCAGAGCATTCTGGGGCAAGGAGCCTCTTGGAAGGTGGCTACACCTTTGGAGTTCGGACAAGGCCTGATTACATGCAGCCTTCAAGCACCCAGGAAAATTCCCTGCATTATCCCATGGAGCCCAGTCACCTTCCATCAGTTCTGTCCACCTTATCTACCCAACTTGCACCACTGCCTGAACCCCAAAAATAAGCACAGTTCATCCTAAGGAGCCCCAACCATGCTTTAAAAAagggctcagcagcaggagaaggctTGTGCTCTatccttctgcttctgctctaATCCTTTCTACTCtgactttaaagaaaatccCTAAAATGCAGGCTGGGAGAAGCACATGCACTGCCCAAGCCCTGTGCTTCCAAAGGAACCTCAATTTCAACAAGATACAACTATAAATAGGACATAATGCAAAGAGGGCCTGGAATCCAGACAGTGTTTGTGACCAACCctcctccccaaatcccacttCCAGACACTCAGGATTGAAGAAATCAATCacaattttaacattttagaCATTTTGCTTGAAGAAAATTGTCCCATTCCCTCAGTCAAGGGACTCAGTCAAAATGCTCTCTATACTAAGGAAAATGATGGAATTCCTATTTCTGGGTACATTCCAAGACAAAGCAACCAATGACCCACTCTgaagcagtctgttcctgaaggattgtaccccatggaagggacccatggGAAGAGtgtgagtgatctctccctgccctcatcCCAACCCACGAGCCTTTTTTTGGTTCTCTCCCTCTTGCCCAGTtgaggaggggagggacagagcagcttttGAAGGTACCTGGAGTCCAGCCAGGGACAACCCACCCcaggaaaattctgaaattcCAAAGATTTTCTGttgtgaaacagaaaaggagTGATCAAAATGTCCCAGAAGCAGGAATTTTgaaatgttgttttaatttcctcccacgtacaaaccaaaaaaaattcctaaaatatCTTTCCTTGTAGTTTTTCCTGAGGCTGCCGGTGCAGGCCAGAGCTTCTCACTTATGCAAGGAGTCTGGAGACCCTCCACTCCATCTCAGAGTATTCCAGGAGGTGTCAACAGACAGGATGCTGTGAGCTAGAAGTGATTGTCTGACAAAAAGAATATCCCAGCCTTcctccagagctctgccaggtTCTCACCCTGCTCCCATTCCCAGCGTTTCACTGCATTGGAGTAAAACATTACACAGCTCTGAAACAAAGTCACCTGGAGCTGAGAACTGCAACTCCTTCCAGCCTCTGGTTCCCCTGGAACCTTTGCTCAGCAAAGCAGACACAGCCTCATCCTTCCAGGCTGTAAAATAGACTGGGATAAGGGGATAGAACCACTGCTGCAGCAACAGGCACCTACTTCCCATTTCCTTTCACAATTCTGCATGTGTGATGGTCCATCTTCCTTCTCCAGCACACAAGGAGAACGTAATTCCTCCTACATGCTCCTGAAACTGCTGTTCCCTTCACCCTTCCCTTCATTTTAAGCTACAGTCAGAGCACAAATGCACTGAGCTACtcctgggaagaaaaaacatctACATCAACTCATCTGCTGTGTTTACCCCCAGAGCAAACACTAGGGCAGAGCTTTCCACTGAGAGGGAAATTTTGTTCAGGgcctggggttttttggtgtgttattcaaaggaagggagaggatTTGCATTGCCAGTCCTGCAGCATCActtccagcacagcccacagtGCTCACCTTCCTCCTTGCCCACTCCTTCAGCCTTCAGCAGGAACATATCCGTGTGCAGGGTGCCCTTGTCAACATCCTTCTTAATTCTCTGCAGGGAAGGCAAacacagggatgctcagggaaaAATCATAGGAGGTCcaactgaaaatgcaaacacTGGGACTGGGCAAGGAGAAGCCACTCAGGAGGCCACGGTGTGGCTCTGGAGTATCACAACCACTGGGTTCAAACCAGGAACCTCCTGTGACAGCCAGGAAGGGCTCTCCACGCTGCAGCACAGACCTGGGACTTGTGGACATATGAAGACTAAAGGATATAGCTTAGGGGCAGGAATTTGGTACCCAGATAGGA
The Chiroxiphia lanceolata isolate bChiLan1 chromosome 13, bChiLan1.pri, whole genome shotgun sequence DNA segment above includes these coding regions:
- the KLHDC4 gene encoding kelch domain-containing protein 4, with the protein product MGKKGKRDKKGKGAEKTAAKMEKKVSRRAKKEEEDLEALIAEFQSLDAKKTQVIESSCPPPSPRLNGSLSAHPERDELILFGGEYFNGQKTYLYNDLYIYNIRKNSWSKLEIPNPPPRRCAHQAAVVPTAGGQLWIFGGEFASPNGEQFYHYKDLWVLHLATKTWEQIKASGGPSGRSGHRMVACKRQLIIFGGFHESARDYIYHNDVYTFNLDSFTWSKLAPAGIGPAPRSGCQMTASPEGSVIIYGGYSKQRIKKDVDKGTLHTDMFLLKAEGVGKEEEKWTWSRLSPSGLKPPPRSGFSVAVGPGNRSLLFGGVQDEEEEESLEGDFFNDIYFYDMGKNRWFPAQLKGPKSEKRKRRRGRQAESEAAGDEEVEQRPPQGPLEIIKEVVAEDGTVMTIKQVISGPAEEKERSESEEEEEEEEGGALGQQVEPCPRSNAMVAVKHGVLYVYGGMFEVGDRQFTLSDLHSIDLHKMEEWKVLVEMDPKAQEWLEESESDEEDDDVEGAEGGEEEEESSEEESEDDEGEEQHPAVEPGENPQEYLSRTEQYWIKVARSHMGPEAKEKKVVKVAHAMAKTFHEDSV